In one window of Cytophagaceae bacterium ABcell3 DNA:
- a CDS encoding glycosyltransferase: MKIIFICGSLEPGKDGVGDYTRRLAGELVDNGIGISILSINDKNVEGILYDVQDINNVKLNVVRLSSNLKYSDKFKIAKQYIDEYKPSWVSIQFVPYSFQRRGLPFSFIKELTKVRGSQKWHIMFHELWLGIHGKISFKELLIAYLQKKAIFQLVKNTSPKLITTTTEIYKRKLRCEGVKILPLFGNIPISESNKSFCDNNLITAVYFGTFSNDIKGFESQIKFINHISEVQGKKFHLIVIGRGGTYKYQSLEVVEEIVGKGCITDMGELSPSDISRALLKSDIGISRADAILFTKSGTTTAMLEHGLPVILRGKRPNNSALCNSFRSQILFYNDLITSLPQKNKPMAGVNKFSQKFLDFLHEVSLTTGTSH; encoded by the coding sequence ATGAAAATTATATTCATATGCGGTTCTTTAGAACCAGGAAAAGATGGGGTGGGGGATTATACAAGAAGGCTGGCAGGAGAACTTGTTGATAATGGGATTGGTATAAGCATCCTTTCTATAAATGATAAAAATGTTGAAGGTATACTGTACGATGTCCAAGATATCAATAATGTCAAATTGAATGTGGTCAGGTTATCTTCTAATTTGAAATATAGTGATAAATTTAAAATAGCTAAACAATATATTGATGAATATAAACCTTCGTGGGTAAGTATTCAATTTGTTCCTTACTCTTTTCAAAGAAGGGGATTGCCTTTTTCCTTTATAAAAGAGCTAACTAAAGTTCGGGGTAGTCAAAAGTGGCACATTATGTTTCATGAACTTTGGTTAGGTATACATGGAAAAATTTCTTTTAAGGAATTGCTTATAGCTTATTTGCAGAAAAAAGCTATTTTTCAACTAGTTAAAAATACTTCTCCTAAATTAATAACCACTACTACAGAAATTTATAAAAGGAAACTTAGATGTGAGGGGGTTAAAATTCTTCCTCTTTTTGGAAATATACCTATAAGTGAAAGTAATAAAAGTTTTTGTGATAATAATCTAATTACAGCAGTTTATTTTGGTACTTTTTCAAATGATATCAAAGGTTTTGAAAGTCAAATTAAATTTATAAATCATATTTCTGAAGTACAAGGTAAAAAGTTTCACCTCATTGTAATAGGAAGGGGCGGGACTTATAAATATCAATCTTTAGAAGTCGTTGAAGAAATTGTTGGTAAAGGGTGTATAACAGATATGGGCGAACTATCACCATCAGATATTTCAAGGGCTCTGTTGAAGTCGGATATTGGAATTTCAAGAGCTGACGCTATTTTGTTTACTAAGAGTGGTACAACTACTGCTATGCTTGAACATGGCCTACCTGTAATTCTTAGAGGTAAGCGGCCTAATAATAGTGCTCTTTGTAATTCTTTTAGAAGTCAGATCTTATTTTATAATGATCTTATTACTTCATTGCCACAAAAAAATAAACCTATGGCTGGTGTCAATAAGTTTAGTCAAAAATTTTTAGATTTTTTACATGAAGTTTCTTTAACCACTGGGACTTCCCATTAA
- a CDS encoding polysaccharide pyruvyl transferase family protein, whose protein sequence is MNYYYQIEGHLRNNIGDVLQGMVAKRFLPGNARVADREALADLNDKGKLLLIANGWYMHSFDKFPPPENVSPVYASVHIANSALLLSTEVRAHFKKHSPIGCRDKKTLKLFLGWGIPAYYSGCLTTTCVPRTSVIPTTGDVLLVDNVDHPIPEDVRIKLERLAGKPLTSISHNPPDISGTIEEYAQKSEQHMESLLTKYCNAELLITTKIHCALPCLGMGVKVLFIHPNPLEERLEPLSQFIEIISYEDVKKMDSLEVPVVNQDVLNRRKKFLSDFVSKAIEVGYNPLAKPDSFSYAFINLKSRVLAFLFRKGVLFLQMFGIANSKINRVFNN, encoded by the coding sequence ATGAATTATTATTATCAAATAGAAGGGCATTTAAGAAACAATATTGGTGATGTTCTACAAGGAATGGTAGCTAAAAGATTTCTCCCTGGTAATGCACGTGTGGCTGATCGTGAGGCTTTGGCTGATCTTAATGATAAAGGTAAGCTGTTACTAATTGCTAATGGGTGGTATATGCATTCCTTTGACAAGTTCCCTCCTCCAGAGAATGTTTCTCCAGTTTATGCCTCTGTGCATATTGCTAACTCTGCTCTTCTTTTAAGTACTGAAGTGCGCGCACATTTTAAAAAACATAGTCCCATAGGATGCCGGGATAAAAAGACTTTAAAGCTTTTTTTAGGTTGGGGTATTCCTGCTTATTATTCAGGTTGCTTAACTACAACTTGTGTGCCTCGGACTTCAGTGATACCTACCACTGGGGATGTTTTACTTGTGGACAATGTTGATCATCCTATTCCTGAGGATGTTAGGATAAAGCTTGAAAGGCTTGCAGGTAAACCATTAACTAGTATTTCACACAATCCGCCTGATATATCAGGCACTATAGAAGAGTATGCGCAAAAAAGTGAACAGCATATGGAATCACTACTTACCAAATACTGTAATGCTGAACTGTTGATTACTACCAAAATTCATTGTGCCTTACCTTGTCTTGGTATGGGAGTTAAGGTATTATTTATTCACCCTAACCCTTTAGAGGAAAGGTTGGAGCCTCTTTCTCAATTTATAGAAATAATTTCTTATGAAGACGTTAAAAAGATGGACTCTTTAGAGGTTCCGGTAGTAAATCAGGATGTTTTAAATAGAAGGAAAAAATTTCTTTCTGATTTTGTTTCTAAAGCAATTGAAGTTGGGTATAATCCTTTGGCTAAACCTGATAGCTTTTCTTATGCTTTTATTAATTTAAAAAGCAGGGTTTTAGCTTTTTTATTCAGAAAAGGTGTTCTTTTTTTACAGATGTTTGGCATTGCCAACTCTAAAATTAATAGAGTTTTTAATAATTAG
- a CDS encoding glycosyltransferase family 4 protein: MSKVLVFTTQIMETGGIESHLNEFCLHFSKAGSSIDLVVLNSCMSLETESFLRKRCRKVYVCKIGKSHLRIAWLFLLGLRLFFNKYNALYTNGQGSSIELIASMIRRSVWVHHHHTSGDEADQNTWSSSYKRSLLRADTVVACSKINATDITLALARNVKVVTCFSRKVIVEKPLVTKSSNIVRFGYYGRLIPEKGISTLCQLSLEPELENTEFHIWGAGPAYPPSYFLNYPSVGYHGSFYGLEGLQTVVSSIDAFLLLSVHPEGLPICLLEAMSAGLPWLATNKGGISDIAFDPMATRVVDATADYQELKEYVVDFANDIRAGKMNKQSQVNMYDLHFSSDALVKQWKQVLTLS, translated from the coding sequence GTGTCAAAAGTTTTAGTGTTTACCACTCAGATTATGGAAACAGGAGGTATAGAGAGCCACCTGAACGAGTTTTGTTTGCATTTTTCTAAAGCTGGTTCATCCATCGATCTTGTAGTGTTAAATTCATGTATGTCCTTAGAAACAGAAAGTTTTCTGAGAAAAAGATGTCGAAAGGTATATGTTTGTAAAATTGGGAAGTCACATTTAAGAATTGCCTGGCTTTTTTTACTTGGCTTAAGACTTTTCTTTAATAAGTACAATGCTTTATACACTAATGGGCAAGGTAGTAGTATTGAATTAATTGCCTCTATGATTAGAAGGAGTGTTTGGGTTCATCACCACCATACATCAGGAGATGAAGCTGATCAGAATACTTGGTCATCAAGTTATAAAAGGTCATTGTTACGTGCCGATACAGTAGTTGCTTGTTCTAAAATTAATGCTACTGATATAACACTTGCTCTTGCACGGAATGTTAAAGTAGTTACCTGCTTTTCAAGAAAAGTAATAGTAGAAAAACCTTTAGTAACAAAATCCTCAAATATAGTTCGTTTTGGTTATTATGGAAGATTAATTCCTGAGAAAGGTATTTCTACTTTGTGCCAGTTAAGTTTAGAACCAGAGTTGGAAAATACTGAGTTCCATATTTGGGGGGCTGGTCCTGCATACCCTCCATCATATTTTCTAAATTACCCATCCGTCGGTTACCATGGAAGTTTTTACGGTTTGGAAGGCCTGCAAACTGTCGTGTCCTCAATAGATGCTTTTCTGTTGTTGTCGGTTCACCCTGAAGGCCTCCCTATTTGTCTGTTGGAGGCTATGAGTGCCGGGCTTCCCTGGCTTGCTACCAATAAAGGTGGTATTTCTGATATAGCATTTGACCCTATGGCAACAAGGGTTGTTGATGCTACAGCCGATTATCAAGAACTTAAGGAATATGTTGTTGACTTTGCAAATGATATTCGTGCTGGAAAGATGAACAAGCAATCGCAGGTGAATATGTATGATCTTCATTTTTCCTCAGATGCTTTAGTTAAGCAATGGAAACAAGTGTTGACTTTATCATAA
- a CDS encoding glycosyltransferase family 4 protein, translating to MIALSHPTGNANVRNAVNGLKDADMLSDFYTCIAAVPGSVLYTLGHIKPLKEIHRRKYDESLKPFIRMWPWVEIGRMMANKLGMKGLVEHERGVFSVDAVYQNFDARVAKKIDKTTQSPIAGIYAYEDGALASFQAAKTKSIQCLYDLPIGYWRAMRKMLEAEKERWPDWASTLGGFRDSEEKLARKEGELRLADKIFVASSFTAKTLEDFPGTLAPIDIIPYGFPPVAKDRTYTPLRDKGPLKLLFVGGLSQRKGIADVFSVAESLGDAVTLTVVGQGNMDCIPLRKALAKHTYIPSLPHQEVLTLMRNHDVLLFPSLFEGFGLVITEAMSQGTPVITTDRTAGPDLITHGKDGWLIRAGSTAALLESIENILHNPGLVAKTGQAAMETARKRPWKVYGIELSEAIIRQLNTFK from the coding sequence ATGATAGCTTTATCCCATCCCACAGGAAATGCCAATGTCAGAAACGCCGTAAATGGGTTGAAGGATGCAGATATGCTGTCGGACTTCTATACCTGCATAGCCGCTGTGCCAGGCAGTGTTCTCTATACTCTTGGTCATATAAAACCCCTTAAAGAAATACACCGTCGAAAATATGATGAAAGTTTAAAACCTTTTATCCGTATGTGGCCATGGGTTGAAATTGGCAGGATGATGGCTAATAAACTAGGAATGAAGGGGCTGGTTGAACATGAGCGGGGTGTTTTTAGTGTCGATGCCGTTTACCAGAATTTTGATGCGCGGGTGGCAAAGAAAATAGATAAAACAACTCAAAGCCCGATAGCTGGGATTTATGCTTATGAAGACGGTGCTTTGGCATCCTTTCAAGCAGCCAAAACCAAGAGTATACAATGTTTGTATGATCTTCCTATAGGGTATTGGCGGGCCATGCGTAAAATGCTGGAAGCCGAAAAGGAACGCTGGCCGGATTGGGCCTCCACCTTAGGAGGGTTTAGGGACTCAGAGGAAAAACTTGCTAGGAAAGAGGGTGAATTGCGTCTCGCCGATAAAATTTTTGTGGCCAGCAGTTTTACGGCCAAAACCTTAGAGGATTTTCCTGGGACACTTGCACCCATTGACATTATCCCTTATGGCTTTCCTCCTGTCGCCAAGGACAGAACTTATACCCCTTTAAGGGACAAAGGCCCCTTAAAGCTTCTCTTTGTTGGAGGCTTATCGCAGCGTAAAGGCATCGCCGATGTGTTTTCCGTAGCGGAGTCCTTGGGGGATGCGGTCACCTTGACGGTGGTGGGCCAGGGGAACATGGATTGTATCCCTTTGAGAAAAGCATTGGCCAAACATACCTATATCCCTTCCTTGCCGCACCAGGAGGTTTTAACACTCATGCGAAACCATGATGTTTTGTTATTTCCTTCGCTTTTCGAAGGTTTTGGCCTGGTCATTACCGAAGCCATGTCCCAGGGCACACCCGTCATTACCACAGATCGTACGGCGGGGCCAGATTTGATTACCCATGGGAAAGATGGGTGGTTGATAAGGGCCGGATCTACTGCAGCCTTGCTAGAAAGTATTGAGAATATTTTGCATAATCCTGGACTTGTCGCGAAAACTGGACAGGCAGCTATGGAAACAGCCAGAAAGCGGCCGTGGAAAGTTTATGGTATAGAGCTGTCGGAAGCAATTATCAGACAGTTAAACACGTTCAAGTAA
- a CDS encoding glycosyltransferase family 1 protein has translation MPRFAAMLLEGMRAKGHKVEVWAPEPKFYKLPFPKIFKKWLGYIDQYVIFPEWVKKQVKKLPVDTLFVFTDHAQGPWVPLVSNRPHVIHCHDFLAQRSALGEIPENPTSFTGRLYQKFIRKGYSKGKNFISVSEKTQEDLHRFLKSKVYVSEVVYNGLNRNFYPQNSDEAREAFGKAIAKDLSKGYILHVGGNQWYKHRAGVIQIYDCWRNNFGGEIPLLLIGAEPTEKLRQIREGSAFKRDIHFLSGISDALINSAYAGASVFLFPSLAEGFGWPIAEAMACGCPVITTGEAPMTEVTGEAAFFIKKTVENSAKTRNAANVLNSVIALPLDEREKLIQRGIKNSRRFDSEEALSKIEEIYKVILIRYK, from the coding sequence ATGCCACGTTTTGCAGCCATGTTGTTGGAAGGGATGCGGGCAAAGGGACATAAAGTAGAGGTCTGGGCGCCGGAGCCGAAATTTTATAAGCTTCCCTTTCCTAAGATATTTAAAAAGTGGCTTGGCTATATAGATCAATATGTTATTTTTCCTGAATGGGTAAAAAAACAGGTAAAGAAACTGCCTGTAGATACACTTTTTGTATTTACAGATCATGCCCAGGGGCCTTGGGTGCCACTTGTAAGTAACCGACCTCATGTAATTCACTGCCACGACTTTCTGGCACAGCGTTCTGCCCTTGGAGAAATTCCTGAGAATCCTACAAGTTTTACAGGGCGTCTCTATCAGAAATTTATACGTAAGGGCTATTCAAAAGGCAAGAATTTTATTTCCGTTTCGGAAAAGACCCAGGAAGATCTGCACCGGTTTCTGAAGAGCAAAGTCTATGTGTCAGAAGTGGTGTATAATGGCTTGAACAGAAATTTTTATCCTCAAAATAGTGATGAAGCCCGTGAAGCTTTTGGAAAAGCGATAGCTAAGGATTTAAGCAAGGGGTATATTTTGCATGTAGGCGGTAATCAGTGGTATAAGCATCGGGCTGGTGTAATACAGATTTACGACTGTTGGAGAAATAATTTTGGAGGAGAAATACCACTTTTGCTCATAGGTGCTGAACCTACAGAGAAGTTGAGGCAAATAAGAGAAGGTTCCGCTTTCAAAAGGGATATTCACTTCCTGTCCGGAATAAGTGATGCACTGATCAACAGTGCGTATGCTGGGGCAAGTGTTTTTCTTTTCCCATCATTGGCAGAAGGTTTTGGCTGGCCCATTGCAGAGGCTATGGCCTGTGGTTGTCCTGTAATTACTACTGGAGAGGCACCTATGACCGAAGTGACGGGTGAGGCTGCTTTTTTTATTAAGAAAACTGTAGAAAACAGTGCCAAAACTCGTAATGCTGCTAATGTGCTTAATTCTGTAATTGCTTTACCTTTAGATGAAAGAGAAAAGTTAATCCAAAGGGGGATCAAAAATTCTAGACGTTTTGACAGTGAGGAGGCATTAAGTAAAATAGAAGAAATTTATAAGGTAATCCTGATTAGGTACAAATAA
- a CDS encoding glycosyltransferase, producing MNLDKIRHVNIAVCADLNMEIGLHVALYSCLKYINQNAFVIFNLFLKDYTSLHINSLHTSLKPFCDRYKFNVFDADQIETGNGIGLHGNKMPYLIINVPHYVESDKVLCIDADMVVKTDLSTLFEEDLENSVAGVVHGTKVNSCWNKEKNFLLSLGLSGESVYFNTGVVLININEWKKRSVTERCLKLASEYPNDLHTADQTLLNAVINNEVKIISSHYNIHCYPLGKALETEAAPGVYHFLGSPKPWEMGSEFLHPNYQWFKSFLDQTSKKGYKSWHTLSYQKLKRLYKIKGSYFRMVKSRFKTNRS from the coding sequence ATGAATTTAGATAAAATACGTCATGTTAATATTGCCGTATGTGCAGACTTGAATATGGAAATAGGTCTTCATGTGGCATTATATTCCTGTTTGAAGTACATTAACCAAAATGCTTTTGTGATTTTCAATCTTTTTCTTAAGGATTATACCTCTCTTCATATTAACTCTTTACATACGTCTCTAAAGCCATTTTGTGACAGGTACAAGTTTAATGTTTTTGACGCCGATCAGATTGAAACTGGAAATGGAATAGGCCTTCATGGGAATAAGATGCCTTATTTAATAATAAATGTTCCTCACTATGTAGAATCCGATAAGGTTCTCTGTATAGATGCGGATATGGTGGTGAAAACTGACTTGTCTACTTTATTTGAGGAAGATTTAGAAAACTCAGTAGCCGGAGTTGTTCATGGAACAAAAGTTAATAGTTGCTGGAACAAAGAAAAGAACTTCCTTTTAAGTTTAGGTTTGTCGGGTGAGTCTGTTTATTTTAATACAGGTGTTGTGCTTATTAATATCAATGAGTGGAAAAAGAGGAGTGTTACAGAACGTTGCCTTAAACTGGCGTCGGAGTATCCAAATGATTTACATACAGCAGACCAGACCTTGCTTAATGCTGTAATCAATAATGAGGTTAAAATTATTTCATCTCATTATAATATTCATTGTTATCCATTGGGTAAAGCGCTAGAAACTGAGGCTGCTCCGGGTGTATATCATTTTTTGGGTAGTCCTAAACCATGGGAGATGGGTAGTGAATTTTTGCATCCTAATTATCAGTGGTTTAAGTCTTTTTTGGATCAGACTAGTAAGAAAGGGTATAAGTCATGGCATACACTTTCTTATCAAAAGTTAAAAAGGTTGTATAAAATTAAAGGGTCTTATTTTCGGATGGTTAAATCAAGATTTAAAACTAATAGAAGTTAA
- a CDS encoding glycosyltransferase, translated as MKLLRVIASMDPVSGGPCQGIRNSIPEQEKLGVHNEVLCLDGPSASYLGKDNFPIQTLGPAENPWRYTKEFVPWLVNNLAQYDAVIVHGLWLFHGFAVLKALKILRKKSPNKLPRFFVMPHGMLDPYFQKAEGRKLKALRNVLYWKFIESEVVNGADGVLFTCEQELLLARKPFKPYRPKRELNIGYGVPAPPGKSEAQIKAFQNICPGLNGASYILFLSRVHEKKGVDFLIQAYLNTKAQHPDLPIPKLVVAGPGMDTEYGGQLEKVAAGDPDILFPGMLSGDAKWGAFYGCEAFVLPSHQENFGIAVAEALACGKPVLISDQVNIWREIKEGGGGMVAPDTLEGTERLLMAWFEMEAEGKKDMGLNARKVFEGKFSIGPAAQRMVEVIGDVI; from the coding sequence ATGAAACTACTTCGGGTTATAGCCAGTATGGATCCTGTCAGCGGAGGGCCTTGCCAGGGCATCAGAAATTCCATTCCTGAACAGGAGAAGTTGGGAGTTCATAACGAAGTGCTTTGTCTTGATGGTCCTTCTGCCTCTTATTTGGGTAAGGATAATTTTCCCATCCAGACCCTAGGGCCTGCGGAAAATCCCTGGAGGTACACTAAAGAATTTGTCCCTTGGCTGGTAAACAATCTTGCTCAGTATGATGCGGTTATTGTTCATGGGCTCTGGCTGTTTCATGGCTTTGCAGTTCTAAAAGCCTTGAAAATTTTAAGAAAAAAGTCGCCCAATAAGCTCCCCAGGTTTTTTGTTATGCCTCACGGCATGCTGGATCCATATTTTCAAAAAGCAGAAGGCCGGAAGCTAAAGGCGCTTAGAAATGTACTGTATTGGAAGTTTATAGAAAGTGAAGTCGTCAATGGTGCTGATGGGGTTTTGTTTACCTGCGAACAGGAACTGCTCCTGGCCAGGAAGCCTTTTAAGCCTTATCGACCTAAAAGGGAATTAAATATCGGTTATGGCGTCCCTGCGCCACCGGGAAAATCCGAAGCGCAAATAAAAGCTTTTCAAAATATTTGTCCAGGATTAAATGGGGCTTCATATATACTATTCCTCAGTAGAGTGCATGAGAAAAAAGGTGTGGATTTTCTAATCCAGGCTTATTTAAATACTAAAGCTCAGCATCCGGATTTGCCAATTCCAAAGCTGGTTGTTGCCGGCCCAGGCATGGATACGGAATATGGGGGGCAGTTAGAAAAAGTTGCTGCTGGGGATCCTGACATACTTTTTCCTGGGATGTTGAGTGGTGATGCGAAATGGGGCGCATTTTATGGCTGTGAGGCCTTTGTTTTGCCCAGTCACCAGGAGAATTTTGGCATTGCCGTGGCGGAGGCCCTGGCCTGTGGCAAGCCGGTGCTTATTTCGGACCAGGTGAATATTTGGCGGGAGATCAAAGAGGGTGGCGGTGGTATGGTAGCGCCGGATACTTTGGAGGGTACGGAACGTTTGTTGATGGCGTGGTTTGAAATGGAAGCGGAGGGTAAAAAGGATATGGGTTTAAATGCGCGGAAGGTTTTTGAGGGGAAGTTTTCGATAGGGCCTGCGGCGCAGAGGATGGTGGAGGTGATTGGTGATGTTATTTAA
- a CDS encoding putative colanic acid biosynthesis acetyltransferase has product MHNQNTHTGPSFSLKNRLMRVVWGIVYILFFRFSPRPLHAWRAFLLSLFGAKVGKGVHVYPGVNIWAPWNLELGDHCGIASDTTLYSQGKISIGAYAVISQGAHLCAGTHDYNQPGFPLVTKPIHIGAHAWIAAEAFVHPGVTVGEGCVVGARSVVTKDMPEWMVCAGFACKPLKEREYILKDNKPAVDA; this is encoded by the coding sequence ATGCATAATCAAAATACCCATACGGGGCCATCATTCTCTTTGAAAAACCGTTTGATGCGTGTGGTATGGGGAATTGTCTATATCTTGTTTTTTCGCTTTTCCCCAAGGCCTTTACATGCTTGGCGGGCTTTTTTGCTTAGCTTGTTCGGGGCGAAGGTGGGGAAGGGGGTGCATGTGTACCCTGGTGTAAACATTTGGGCGCCATGGAATTTGGAATTAGGGGATCATTGCGGTATTGCCAGTGATACAACATTGTATTCCCAGGGCAAAATCAGTATCGGCGCTTATGCTGTCATATCTCAGGGGGCGCATTTGTGTGCTGGTACCCATGATTATAACCAGCCAGGGTTTCCTTTGGTAACGAAACCCATTCATATTGGCGCTCATGCTTGGATAGCCGCAGAGGCTTTTGTCCATCCTGGGGTTACGGTCGGAGAAGGATGTGTGGTAGGTGCCAGGTCGGTGGTGACCAAAGACATGCCAGAATGGATGGTTTGTGCAGGGTTTGCCTGTAAGCCTTTGAAGGAAAGAGAATATATACTAAAAGATAACAAACCTGCTGTAGATGCTTGA
- a CDS encoding glycosyltransferase family 2 protein encodes MLDLTIAIPVKNEEKLLPGCLASIGKDFVKKIVVIDSGSTDKTCQIACTYGVEVVDFKWNGKFPKKRNWYLRNHTPDTTWVLFLDADEYLTDSFKQELKTALSEKHKVGFWLSYTIYFLGKELKGGYPLRKLALFKVGAGEYEKIEEDNWSRLDMEIHEHPVLNGEVGTIKSKIDHRDFRDISHYIAKHNDYSDWEAFRFIKSAVNKSGWTWKQRVKYRLMNSPFIGPAYFFGSFFLMGGFKDGARGLAFAIMKMAYFTQIYCKIKEKVVR; translated from the coding sequence ATGCTTGACCTTACCATTGCCATACCTGTAAAAAATGAAGAAAAACTTTTGCCGGGTTGTCTAGCGTCCATTGGGAAAGATTTTGTAAAAAAAATTGTAGTCATCGATTCTGGCAGCACAGACAAAACTTGTCAGATTGCCTGTACGTATGGGGTAGAGGTAGTTGATTTCAAATGGAATGGAAAGTTTCCTAAAAAACGGAATTGGTATTTGAGAAACCACACACCTGATACCACGTGGGTTTTGTTTTTGGATGCTGACGAATATTTAACAGACAGTTTTAAGCAAGAATTAAAAACAGCTTTGTCTGAGAAACATAAAGTTGGATTCTGGCTGAGTTATACTATTTACTTTCTTGGTAAGGAACTGAAGGGAGGATATCCTTTGCGCAAACTGGCTTTGTTTAAGGTCGGAGCTGGTGAATATGAAAAGATAGAAGAGGATAACTGGAGCAGGTTGGATATGGAGATTCACGAGCACCCGGTATTGAATGGAGAAGTCGGGACGATTAAGAGCAAGATTGACCATAGGGACTTCAGGGATATTTCACATTATATTGCAAAGCATAATGATTATTCAGACTGGGAGGCGTTTCGTTTCATAAAAAGTGCGGTAAACAAGTCTGGCTGGACTTGGAAACAACGTGTGAAATACCGTTTGATGAATAGTCCTTTTATTGGCCCTGCATATTTCTTTGGTAGTTTCTTTTTGATGGGGGGATTTAAAGATGGGGCACGTGGTCTGGCGTTTGCTATTATGAAGATGGCGTATTTTACGCAGATTTATTGTAAGATTAAGGAGAAGGTTGTACGATGA
- a CDS encoding GIY-YIG nuclease family protein, with the protein MEKGGSVYILTNKSRTTLYIGVTADLVARVQEHRYKLYPNSFTARYNLTVLVYYENFHSIEEAIAREKQLKGGSRKKKVELIDKFNPEWKDLYEDVMDW; encoded by the coding sequence ATGGAAAAAGGTGGTTCTGTTTATATTCTGACGAATAAAAGCCGTACTACGCTGTATATAGGTGTTACAGCAGATTTAGTTGCGAGAGTACAAGAGCATAGATATAAACTGTATCCAAATAGTTTTACTGCCCGTTATAATCTTACTGTACTTGTTTATTATGAAAATTTTCACAGTATAGAAGAGGCTATTGCAAGGGAGAAGCAGTTGAAAGGTGGGTCAAGGAAGAAGAAGGTTGAATTAATTGATAAGTTTAATCCTGAATGGAAGGACTTATATGAGGATGTTATGGATTGGTAA
- a CDS encoding outer membrane beta-barrel protein produces the protein MRNILLSTLVLFLSFQASSQTFIGLRSEPGFANLLFWDKPSWGFQSEYQEIRSRFAHSGGVEFTHYFKEGIGIRTGLFLLSNGYKTYYSRQPNNYPVRADRMYCYYLSLPAEMIISQGNFYLAFGPNVNYLIANRRTFSDGQADFEYNDIPALAFGLKIEPGVQFYIADKIRGFAGVFLRTMYNAKGNINYGFTGGVAYRLAR, from the coding sequence ATGCGCAATATTCTACTATCTACTCTTGTACTATTTTTGTCGTTTCAGGCAAGCAGCCAAACTTTTATAGGGTTGCGGTCAGAGCCTGGGTTTGCCAACTTGCTTTTCTGGGACAAGCCTTCTTGGGGCTTTCAGTCGGAGTATCAGGAAATCCGTTCTAGGTTTGCCCATTCCGGTGGGGTAGAGTTTACCCACTACTTTAAAGAAGGAATCGGTATCCGTACAGGTTTGTTTTTGCTTAGCAACGGCTACAAAACCTACTACTCCAGGCAGCCTAATAATTACCCGGTGAGGGCAGATAGGATGTATTGTTATTACCTGTCCCTACCTGCGGAGATGATTATTTCCCAGGGCAACTTTTACCTTGCTTTTGGTCCTAATGTAAACTATCTCATTGCCAATCGTAGAACTTTCTCAGACGGACAAGCTGATTTTGAGTATAATGATATCCCCGCCCTTGCATTTGGATTAAAAATTGAGCCAGGTGTTCAGTTTTACATAGCCGACAAAATCCGCGGTTTCGCTGGTGTTTTTCTTCGTACTATGTATAATGCAAAAGGGAATATTAACTATGGTTTTACCGGAGGTGTTGCCTATCGTTTAGCTAGGTGA